A region of Beijerinckia sp. 28-YEA-48 DNA encodes the following proteins:
- a CDS encoding MarR family transcriptional regulator, with product MTQALDDIPLVNGAEPATDASAAPPHYDLIELLFFAYRDFVGDADRLLETLRFGRAHHRVLHFVHRNPGLTIAELLDILRITKQSLNRVLKELLDERFVEARTGAADRRQRLLFLTPKGKALALELSVLQSQRFTRVLEELPQGAQQAAQQFLLAMIEPEERPRVEALIWRSERTEE from the coding sequence ATGACGCAGGCGCTTGACGATATTCCCCTGGTAAATGGGGCGGAGCCGGCAACCGACGCATCAGCGGCGCCGCCGCACTATGATCTCATTGAGCTTCTGTTCTTCGCCTATCGCGATTTCGTCGGCGATGCCGACCGTCTGCTGGAAACTCTGCGCTTTGGCCGCGCCCACCATCGCGTGCTGCATTTTGTGCACCGCAACCCTGGCCTGACGATCGCCGAACTGCTTGATATTCTGCGCATCACCAAACAAAGCCTCAATCGCGTGTTGAAGGAATTGCTCGATGAGCGTTTCGTCGAGGCGCGAACGGGTGCGGCCGATCGCCGGCAGCGGTTGTTGTTCCTGACACCAAAGGGGAAGGCGCTGGCGCTGGAACTGTCGGTGTTGCAATCGCAACGGTTCACGCGCGTGCTGGAGGAATTGCCGCAGGGCGCTCAGCAGGCGGCGCAACAATTTCTACTGGCCATGATCGAGCCAGAGGAAAGGCCCAGAGTCGAAGCGCTGATCTGGCGCAGCGAAAGGACCGAGGAATGA
- a CDS encoding response regulator, with translation MSEEQTAPGVEQPTLVPADDAAHLLVVDDDKRLRELLSRYLVREGYRVTAAGDAAEARRHLSNLDFDLIVLDVMMPGENGIDFARSLRETSQVPILMLTARAEASDRVLGLETGVDDYLTKPFEAKELSLRIGSILRRVVPKPLNQPTLVRFGPFVFHCERGELRHGDDIVRLTERERYMLQLLAKTPGEPVARELLAGSAAAANERTIDVQINRLRRKIERDPANPIYLQTARGAGYRLLPER, from the coding sequence ATGAGCGAAGAGCAGACCGCACCGGGCGTCGAACAACCGACTTTGGTGCCTGCCGATGATGCGGCGCATCTGCTTGTCGTTGACGACGACAAGCGGTTGCGTGAATTGCTGTCGCGCTATCTGGTGCGCGAGGGATATCGGGTGACGGCGGCTGGCGATGCGGCCGAAGCGCGGCGGCACCTGAGCAATCTCGATTTCGATCTCATCGTGCTCGATGTGATGATGCCCGGCGAGAACGGCATCGACTTCGCCCGTTCTCTACGCGAGACCTCACAGGTGCCGATCCTCATGCTGACGGCGCGGGCCGAAGCCAGCGATCGCGTGCTCGGGCTCGAAACGGGCGTCGATGACTATCTGACCAAGCCGTTCGAGGCCAAGGAACTGTCGCTGCGCATCGGCTCGATCCTGCGCCGCGTGGTGCCGAAACCGCTCAATCAACCGACCTTGGTGCGCTTTGGGCCATTCGTGTTCCATTGCGAGCGTGGCGAATTGCGCCACGGTGACGATATCGTGCGGCTGACGGAGCGCGAACGCTATATGTTGCAACTCTTGGCGAAGACGCCGGGCGAGCCGGTGGCGCGCGAACTTCTGGCCGGTTCGGCCGCGGCCGCCAATGAGCGGACCATCGACGTGCAGATCAACCGATTGCGCCGCAAGATCGAGCGTGATCCGGCCAATCCGATCTATCTGCAAACCGCCCGTGGCGCAGGCTATCGCCTGTTGCCTGAACGCTGA